CAAAAAGAATTTTCTAACTCCGCTATTGCCGAACAACTAACATGACTAACACGACTTAAAATCAAGCCACACCTAGAACAATGAACGCCCTTAATCATCAAGTCACCACATGAGTTGATTATATTTCATCTTTTTACTTTTAGTATATTCTCTTTGTTTTATGGATCAAATATGTTGTTTTTCCGTTGGGGTTGACACCATATCGTTGGAATGGAATCCAAGGGATGGGGATCTCTTGTTTAATGGGTCATGTTTTGAGCCGAAGCTTGCATGCCGATTGTATCATTCTATACAAACCATTTCATTGGAAGAGATTATAATATTTGGAACTAATTTATTCACTAcaacaaaattaatttttagcggcgcttttttaggCCTTTAGAGGCGCTTTTAAACGCCACTAAAACTATTCGCGGCGTTTTTGTAAGCGCAGCAAAAAACGCAGCTATAGATggcgccgctaaaggtcaggacctttagcggcgcttttcccgcaaacgccgctaaaggtcataaaaatttaaaaaaaatttaaatattataaaatattgtaaaagtcctgaaaaatataaaaaaaattaaaattcattatcaaaatattgaaaaGAATAATAATCTATGATATAAATACATCCCGCCAAACAAAATACCGCACTTATCATACTACACCAGAAATCTAACAAAATACAAATAGAACAAAATAATGATAGAATGCACACTTTAAGATAAGCAGTTAGCTTAAACAAGTCACTATGCATGAATTCAGCTAATCCTGGACTATGCATCCACCAAAAACTCAAAcctgagaaaaaagaaaaaaaagttaatgAACGACacatataacatcaaattaataataaaatatgcaatTAACAAGTCAATATTAACGCCACATATAACATCAAATTGCACAACTTAATATGCTCAATACATTAGCAGAAATAACATCACATTGAACAATTAATTTAACACATTCAAATAGATCAATTTTAAGTTCACTAATGGTTAATTTAGCATGTGAACAGCATATAAATGTTTGCATTTACAGCATGGTTTAATCAACTTCAAGCAGGGAATTAAATGCTGGAAATTTCCAGCATTCAAATCATATATAGACAACATTAATATGACATTTTTGAGCACTTTAAAGACACATTTGGAAAATTTGAAGAACCATTAATCATGTTATTAATCATATATGCAAGAATTAGAATTTGTTTTGACAAAAGTACCATTTAGAATTATACTTTTGAATCATCTTTTGCATCAAGTGAATTATATGCCCATTTACATGCAGAATTTACAGTAATTACATGCAGAATTTACATGCATCAACAACATTAATGATATACCTCATTACATGCAGAATTTACAGTATTTAAGCTCCTTAGAATTATACTTTTGAATCATCTTTTGCATCAAGTGAATTATATGCCCATTTAGAATTTAATGCCAGAAAATGAAACAATGTACCATTTAGAATTATACTTTTGAATCATCTTTTGCACTAAGTGAATTATATGAATAAACACTGCCGTCATCAACAACATTAATGATATACCTCATTACATGCAGAATTTACAGTATTTAAGCTCCTTAGAATTATACTTTTGAATCATCTTTTGCATCAAGTGAATTATATGCCCATTTAGAATTTAATGCCAGAAAATGAAACAATGTACCATTTAGAATTATACTTTTGAATCATCTTTTGCATCAAttgaattatatgaattatgattaCCACATCCACAATGTTTGGAATGGAAACGGATTCTAAACATATCAATGTTGGATAGGATTAGATGATACCTTCTCCAGAAAGCAAAGTGCAGATAGACCAGCCGTTTGATTGAAAGAGATGTCCACCGGTATGTCATTCACAGTGCATTTCACTATTTTAACCTGAAATCAAATTCCAAAATAACCGAAATGAGCTCAAGATGATTTTAAGGTATATTTGTTGCTTACGTACATATACTAATATGCAATAAATACCATTTAACTGCACGGGAACAACGACAAAGATGCAGCTGAAAATTTAATATCAGTATAATAGCACAAACAGAAGTTGTTGCCAAGTGCCCAACAGCATATGACTTATGTGGTTTTATTCAATATCAGTTAAGCGCCTAGTCGTTTGCTACCCTAATTTCCGTTATCTACATTACAAGAACGTCTTTTAAATTTTTACACGTGACAGAAAGTTATAAAAGGGTGCTACCTTAATCGATTAGCATTGGGATGCAGTTTCGATGCTATGTCCAATAAAAGCGAAGTTAAGGAAAGAAATAAATCAGATGAAAAACACAATCCTTTAGATGTACTTGATGACAGCTGCGATTATCTAGTTCATACACATGAAACCATATCAAGCTCATAAATGAATATACTACATAAGTTTTAGATCCAAGGCATGGGGTCATCTCTTACGTTAACTTGCTAACCTATGACGAGCAATCCTACATATCTCATTCTTAAATTTCTCATACCTCTAGGCATCTTTCAAACTTGGCAGCAACTAAACAGCCATGGGacagaaaagaaaaatgataacTGCCAAATTCAAGAAAGATGCAAAGTAACAAAGTGGAAATTAACTATATCTTTAATTGAATTACAAggtatcacaaaaaaaaaaaaagaatagaatCAATCAGAAAGAGTTATACCTGTGCCGAATATATTGAACATCCTGTACTAGAACCTCAGAGTTCTGCTGGTTATCTTGTAAGATACTGCAGATATATCTTGCAAAATTTTCCTCCATATTTTGATGACTAAGAGCAGTCAAATCAATATCTCCATCAGGAAGGAAGGTTTTCAACGGAACTGAGCCAAATGGGAACATCTGAAAAGTGTGTGGGACGGTAAAAGAACTGCAATGGAATGAAAAATGTAAAGGTATATAATTACTGAAACGAACTGACCTTGACCACTCCAATGATTATTTTCTTTTGAACCTATAGAAGTTACTATGGCTCATACCTTGAATCTTATCAATACCACTTGAGCTCGACCAAGTGACGGGAGTCAACTGCTTTAACACCCATAAGTTATAGTGGTTATGCATTTCCTTTACCTTTTGCCACGTCTTTATTAGATTTTTATAGGAATATGCACCTTTCTTCACTTAGATTTGCACTTTTCTATTTACACCTCAAGCCATACAAGGTCATGGTGCCTTTGGAGCAACTTATACATTTATCAGGGCTGATAAAAAGCTTGCACATATGTGTATGCCTTTAATCCAAATGTGCTTCGCAAATGATACTAAAAGGATTGGCTATTAGGTTCTAGAACTGATGCCAAATTGTGTTAAAAGTTAAAGAAACAAATAGCTATATGACTATGCCCAACCAAAAAACAATCTTGAGACGACACTACAATTTTTTAAAACATTGATGCCTGTGTATATACAAGAGTTCTTAGAAGATGGTCCAATGATTGTCTTGAGCTAACAAGGCATATTTTTCTGGTACAACATGtaaaaagataaataaacaaaaatttcaaaggaatgataaaataataaaatttttagttaactTCAATTTCGAATTTAATTTATGGATTAACTCTACCTCTTAATAAGGAAAAATTTTCTGAGATTGTGTTAGCAATAATTATATTACTACTGCAGTCAGCAAGTcagatatttttaaaaatataacagtTTAAtgattttcttcctttttcctgGAAAATTCAGGAACAAGAagcattaaaagaaaataaatattaattagttGTTGTTGCAGCTTTCTTAGATACAAAAGAGGGtttaattgaaaaattttctttttttttggaaatatttatgaaaaatattttagaattttatcaaataatatttaaaaatcataaaacaaactaaagttaatcaaaataatacctaaaattaatataaactatATGATTAAAACAAGAATGTTACAATCATGATAATATAACCAATTTATTGTAAATTACTTTGATATCAAAGTAATTTACTCAAATAGTGATTATGGTAGACTTGGATGATCGCAAAAGCACTTTTAGATATTTATTCCATATTGGCTTTGCAACATTTTCAAGGTCATCAAAGGAAAAACAAACAATAGCACTCTCAACATTTGAAGTAGAATATATAGGTGCTTGTCAAACAATTTGGTTAAAGAatattttgaatgaattatctCTTACACAAAAAGATTCAATTACAATTTATGTTGACAACAAATCTACATTATCTCTTACAAAGAATCTAGTGTTTTACAGCTGAAACAagcatattaatataaaataacattttaTTTGGGAAAAGGTGAAGAATAAAAACGTTCAGCTAGTCAATTGCAAGACGAAAGATTAATTAACAGATATTTTTACAAATTCACTGAAGACAAACATATTCCACAAACttaaaagaaaaacatataaTGAAAAAGCTGGATTTGAGGGGAAGTGTTAAAAGTCAAATCCACTTCAAGGTATAAGTTGATGAGTTGGCTTGCTAGGTGGAAAGTtataaatggttttaaattgacAATGCATGGATAGAAACAATGTGGCAAGAACCTAAGCAAGGTGGTAGCCTGCTGAAAGTATGGCAGCAACAAGAACGGAAAAAGATACTTACCTTTTTCTGCATATACTCTATTTCAGCAAACAACAGCTCATTCTGGTAGAGTTTAGAGGGGAATAAATTAAAAGAGAAGGAAAATTTGTCAGtagcaataataataattattaatcaTCTTAAAGGGACtctttttaattacataaattattaTGAGATACCTTTTTGGAACGGATTCTACTAATTCCTTTTTCTAAACGACTCTCCAAGCTCTTAAATTCTTTCATAGGCAATCCCCCTACGGACTCCCCCAGCATGTGcctgcaaacatatatatatgcatatagcTCTGTCAAACAACAAGGgttttgaaataaaattatatatgatgAAAATGAATTAAAGCCATGAGGAAGTAACCTGTTTGTATTCTGCAAATTCCGGATTTGATTTCGGAGTTTCTCAGCTTCTTGCTGATAGAACTGAGATTTACATCCGCATGGCAGTACCAaagaaattttattaagtaaaccAAGGAGTTAACAAAACCAGGTAGTAAAAAGCTAGTCAAGCAAAGAACTATTTATATTAAAGGTTCACAGCTTCTCTAGAGAAATGTTAAAATTAAGGACTTATTTGAATGCAAATTGAAATTAAAGGGACTCgctaaaagaaaacaatgaagATTAAGTGAGTTAATACCTGAGCATTAACTTCAGCAACTGACCCAGTATTGGAGGAATCAGAAGCCTTTTTGTACCTCTCAATTGTTGCTTTAACACTGCAAAAACATTGTGTTAAATATTTGaaaaatgtatatacatatatatatataactcatgCAAAAGTACACATATAAATCATTCATGAAATGCTAGCATGCGATCATCCAACTCTCTGCCTTTTAAAGTATCAAGTAAATTACTTTGATATCCATGCTCACAAGCAGAGTATATAAATGCTCAGTGCTCCTGCATATGAAAACCCAGCAAAATTTACTCATAACATGGTTTCACAGCCATTGGTATCTCTATTCCTGCTAAACATTAAATGGGTACAACACATACCTAGCAAGAAACAAAACATAGATAAAAAAAAGCTTGACGAGAAACATTAAGCATTGAAACCAAAAGATGTTCTTACAAGGGCATTTGACAGAGCAATCTTTTATGAAGGCACCGATTTCAGAGGCTAGTTTATTATGCTTCAATGTGGAAAACTTTGGAATTGAATTTCCCTAGGTGTAACGTTCACATAAAAGTCTTCACTCCTAAAAAGGCATTTGACAAAGCAAACAATTTCTAGAATTTGTCCAGTTATACAAGGAACACCAACACACAGAAATGAGACCATTTTACAACCCAGGGctaaaaatttgaaggaaaattaAGTTTACCTCGATCCCATAGTAACCTTTGATTAGCCTCTGAAAGTAAGCAATAATATTTTGTCGATTTTGTTCAGAAACCAAAGAAGGTTGAATGATACAAAGTATCTCCTGCGTTCTTTGCTCAGACAACAGCCACCGCCGCGGGATTTCATGGCACTACCACCCCTATCACCACCTCTTCCACCACCTCCTCTTCCTCTCTCTCTTCCACCATCACCTCTGCCCCTAAACCCACCACCACCACGGCCTGAAACATGATTAAACCATTAGGAATGCCATAACGAGAGTGTGTAACTAAAAATG
This is a stretch of genomic DNA from Gossypium arboreum isolate Shixiya-1 chromosome 11, ASM2569848v2, whole genome shotgun sequence. It encodes these proteins:
- the LOC108474121 gene encoding agamous-like MADS-box protein AGL21, with the translated sequence MGSSVKATIERYKKASDSSNTGSVAEVNAQFYQQEAEKLRNQIRNLQNTNRHMLGESVGGLPMKEFKSLESRLEKGISRIRSKKNELLFAEIEYMQKKMFPFGSVPLKTFLPDGDIDLTALSHQNMEENFARYICSILQDNQQNSEVLVQDVQYIRHSYHFSFLSHGCLVAAKFERCLEVKIVKCTVNDIPVDISFNQTAGLSALCFLEKV